One window from the genome of Spiractinospora alimapuensis encodes:
- a CDS encoding ABC transporter ATP-binding protein, producing MTAIRLETVAKRYSTGDHEVVALAGASLDVARGTFTTIMGPSGSGKSTLLHCAVGLDRPDSGSVVVDGVELGGLGERELTEFRRERIGFVFQSYNLIAALTAAQNALLPARLAGRRVGPTDALDALDSVGLRDRADHRPHQLSGGEQQRVAIARAVLTKPAVVCADEPTGALDLARGRQVLEHLRSVVDAHGRTVVVVTHDPAVAARGDRVVFMADGRIVDEIDAHAGDTLDTESVAVRMAKLEEA from the coding sequence ATGACTGCCATTCGCCTCGAGACAGTGGCCAAGCGCTACTCCACGGGAGACCATGAGGTCGTTGCCCTGGCCGGCGCGTCCCTCGACGTCGCCCGCGGGACCTTCACCACGATCATGGGCCCCTCCGGATCGGGCAAGTCGACCCTGCTGCACTGCGCGGTGGGGCTCGATCGCCCCGACAGCGGCAGCGTCGTCGTGGACGGTGTCGAACTCGGCGGACTGGGGGAGCGGGAGCTCACGGAGTTCCGGCGGGAACGGATCGGGTTCGTCTTCCAGAGCTACAACCTGATCGCCGCCCTCACCGCCGCCCAGAACGCGCTCCTTCCCGCTCGCCTCGCCGGCCGCCGGGTCGGACCGACCGACGCCCTGGACGCCCTCGACTCGGTCGGCCTGCGCGACCGTGCCGACCATCGCCCTCACCAGCTCTCCGGTGGGGAGCAACAACGCGTCGCCATCGCCCGCGCCGTCCTCACCAAGCCCGCCGTCGTCTGCGCCGACGAGCCCACCGGCGCACTGGACCTGGCTCGGGGCCGACAGGTCCTGGAGCATCTGCGTTCGGTCGTGGACGCCCACGGCCGCACCGTCGTGGTCGTCACCCACGATCCGGCCGTCGCCGCACGCGGCGACCGTGTGGTGTTCATGGCCGACGGACGGATCGTCGACGAGATCGACGCCCACGCCGGCGACACCCTGGACACGGAGTCCGTCGCGGTGCGGATGGCGAAGCTGGAGGAAGCGTGA